The DNA segment GTGACCGCATTTGTCGGACGCACCGGATGCGGTAAATCAACTCTTATCGAGCTCATGGTGCGTGGTTATCAGGTTGATGACGGCAAGATCGAGATCGGCGGTAGAGACATAAACAGCATTCCGCTTGCACAGCTCCGCAGCATGATAGGTTATGTACCGCAGGAGTCGTTCCTGTTCTCCGACTCTTTATATGAGAATATCTCATTCGGCCTGCCGGTGATAGACCGCAAAGCGTCTGAGAATGCAGCAAGATTGTCACATCTCGACGCAGATATCGATAGCTTCCCGAATGGTTTCCGAACTGTAATCGGTGAAAGGGGAGTGACTCTTTCCGGAGGTCAGAAACAGCGAACTGCGCTTGCCAGGGCAATAGCATGTAATCCGGAGATACTGATACTCGATGATGCGTTTTCGGCTGTAGACACTGGCACCGAAGAACAGATTCTCACTGGGCTGGAGTCTGTGATGACATCACGTACGACGATTCTTGTGTCGCACCGAATATCGACGATTCGCAGGGCTGACTTGATATATGTTCTCGAGGGGGGCAGAGTTGTTGACTCTGGTAGTCATGTGCAACTACTGTCGACGTGTCCCCTCTACGCTGACATCGTGTCAAAGCAGGAACTCGAAGAGCAACTGGAGCGTCTGTAGTGCCTGAGTTTTTCCACGATGACGAGTTGAGTGGCAAAGCGTACGATTCTCGCTTGATGAAGCGCCTGCTCATTTACCTGAAGCCATACAGGAAGTACGTAATCCTTGCGGCGATCCTGCTTCTTGTTGGGTCAGCACTGCAGTTGCTCGGACCGGTTCTTATCAAGTATGCAATCGACAACTACATCGCTACGAAAGATGTCCAGGGTCTTGGCAAAATCTGCGCTGGCTATTTTGTGCTGCTTGTCCTGAGCTTCCTGTTAACATGGGCTCAGATTTATGCCATGGAATGGGTCGGTCAGATGACAGTGTACAACATGCGAATGCAGCTTTTCTCTCATTTGCAAACGCTAAACCTGAAATTCTATGACAGAAATCCTGTCGGGAGAATTCTGACACGAGTAACCAGCGACATAAATGCGCTCAATGATTTGCTCTCCTCCGGCGTGGTCACAATAATCGGCGATGTGGTGGTTCTGGTAGGAATCGTCGGATTTATGCTCGCGATTGACTTCAAACTTGCCCTGGTAACATTGACCGTACTGCCTCTGCTGATTTTTGCGGCCTTTATGTTCCGTGCCAAGGTGCGCGAGACATACCGCGAAGTGCGGCGGTATATAGCACAACTGAACGCATTCATTCAGGAGCACATCTCGGGAATGACTGTGGTGCAGTATTTCGTGCAGGAAGCCAAAGTCCTTCGCAAATTCAAGGATATAAACCACAAGCTAATGAAACAGAACCACAGATCGGTGCTCTACTATGCCGTCTTCTTCCCGCTGGTGAGAGTCTTGAGCGCGGTGTCGCTTGCTCTGATTATCTGGTACGGCGGGGGCGAAGTGATCCAGGGTGCGCTGACATTCGGAACATTGGTCGCGTTTACACAATATGTTGAACGATTCTACCGGCCTATCATGGACCTCTCCGAAAAATACAACATTCTTCAGTCTGCGATGGCCTCTGCCGAACGAGTTTTCAGGTTGCTCGACACCAAGCCTGACTTCACCGATTCGATTTCGCCGGTGGACTGGAATGATTGCGAGGGCTCAGTCAGATTCGAAAACGTTTCGTTCGCGTACAACGATTCCGAATGGGTTCTCAAGGATATCTCATTTGACATTAAGCCGGGTGAAAAAGTCGCCATAGTCGGCGCGACCGGGGCGGGCAAAACTACGATATCAGGACTTCTGATGAGGTTCTACGACAACCAGAAAGGGACGATCCTGCTGGACAACACGGATATTAGAAAATACTCGATGGAGCGTGTCCGCAAGCAGATCGGACTGGTTCTGCAGGATGTATTTCTCTTTTCCGGTGAAATAGAGAAAAATATCAGACTTGGCGACAAAAGCATCACCGATGATAAATTGAAGCAGGCAGCCAGCGACGTGAACCTCGATCGATTCGTGAAGAGCCTGCCGGACGGTTACAAGTTCAAGATTGGCGAACGTGGTGTTTCCCTGTCCGTAGGTCAGAAGCAATTGCTATCATTCGCGCGCGCGCTGGCACACGATCCCAGAATTCTAATCCTCGACGAAGCGACATCGTCAGTCGACACCGAGACAGAAATGCTAATTCAGCAGGCGCTCGACAGACTGATGGAGAATCGTACTTCGATCATAATCGCACACAGGCTATCGACAATCAAGAAAGTCGACAGAATTCTTGTCCTGCACAAGGGCTGCCTGAGGGAGTCGGGCACGCACGCTGAGTTGCTGGAGAATCGCGGCATATACTGGAAATTGTACCAATTGCAATACCAATTGCAAAACGGCATAGTCCCGACGGGCAGAGAAGCATGAACAAGCGCACCACTATCGCCAAAACGATCGCCTATGATGCAGGGCAAGTGCTGCTGCGAGGATTTCGCAAGACTCTCACAATCCAACACAAGGGCGCGGTCGACCTGGTCACCAACATGGATCTGAAGTCAGAGAAGATGATCCACA comes from the Candidatus Zixiibacteriota bacterium genome and includes:
- a CDS encoding ABC transporter ATP-binding protein/permease, which encodes MKRLLIYLKPYRKYVILAAILLLVGSALQLLGPVLIKYAIDNYIATKDVQGLGKICAGYFVLLVLSFLLTWAQIYAMEWVGQMTVYNMRMQLFSHLQTLNLKFYDRNPVGRILTRVTSDINALNDLLSSGVVTIIGDVVVLVGIVGFMLAIDFKLALVTLTVLPLLIFAAFMFRAKVRETYREVRRYIAQLNAFIQEHISGMTVVQYFVQEAKVLRKFKDINHKLMKQNHRSVLYYAVFFPLVRVLSAVSLALIIWYGGGEVIQGALTFGTLVAFTQYVERFYRPIMDLSEKYNILQSAMASAERVFRLLDTKPDFTDSISPVDWNDCEGSVRFENVSFAYNDSEWVLKDISFDIKPGEKVAIVGATGAGKTTISGLLMRFYDNQKGTILLDNTDIRKYSMERVRKQIGLVLQDVFLFSGEIEKNIRLGDKSITDDKLKQAASDVNLDRFVKSLPDGYKFKIGERGVSLSVGQKQLLSFARALAHDPRILILDEATSSVDTETEMLIQQALDRLMENRTSIIIAHRLSTIKKVDRILVLHKGCLRESGTHAELLENRGIYWKLYQLQYQLQNGIVPTGREA